A portion of the Paenibacillus hamazuiensis genome contains these proteins:
- a CDS encoding NADH-dependent flavin oxidoreductase: MKPAYQPIFQPFTFQPGGVHLKSRIVMAPMTHLSSNEDGSISDEEIRYYTRRAKGVGMVITAATYVSAQGGINGAPGADRDELIPGLSRLAAAIQAEGAKAVLQIFHAGRQGSKTGDVVSSGTIPEEREGAPIPRELTEPEIHGLVQAYADAAGRAVEAGFDGVEIHGGNGNLLHQFYSPYTNRRSDSFGGSLEKRMTFPLAVARKVLQTVRDRAKKPFIVGYRLSPEEPETPGITMSDTLAFVDALSTVGLDYLHISLKDFRSVPRRGVTDTRSRLEIIQERAGHELPVIGVGSVHTPEDALEALQAGIPLIAVGRELIMEPEWGELIRQGREDEIRTTLSLNDRQALTIPDPMWKLMLSIPGWFPVEDSRE, encoded by the coding sequence ATGAAACCGGCTTACCAACCGATTTTCCAACCGTTTACTTTTCAGCCTGGCGGCGTACACCTAAAAAGCAGGATCGTTATGGCGCCCATGACACATCTGAGCTCCAATGAGGACGGCTCGATTTCCGACGAAGAAATTCGCTACTACACTCGCCGTGCCAAGGGCGTTGGCATGGTTATAACGGCAGCGACTTACGTATCGGCACAAGGCGGAATTAACGGCGCCCCCGGTGCGGACCGGGATGAACTTATCCCCGGATTAAGCAGGCTTGCTGCGGCCATTCAGGCCGAAGGGGCCAAGGCGGTGCTGCAAATTTTCCATGCCGGCAGGCAAGGCTCCAAAACGGGAGATGTCGTAAGCAGCGGGACTATTCCGGAAGAAAGAGAAGGCGCTCCAATACCGCGCGAGCTGACCGAACCGGAAATACACGGTCTTGTCCAAGCTTATGCGGATGCTGCCGGACGGGCCGTCGAAGCCGGCTTCGACGGCGTTGAGATTCATGGCGGCAATGGAAATCTTCTTCATCAGTTCTATTCCCCTTACACCAACAGACGCTCCGACTCGTTCGGTGGCAGCCTGGAAAAACGAATGACTTTCCCATTGGCGGTTGCGAGGAAAGTGCTGCAAACGGTTCGCGACCGTGCGAAAAAGCCGTTTATCGTCGGGTACCGGCTTTCCCCCGAGGAGCCGGAAACTCCGGGTATTACGATGAGCGATACGCTGGCTTTTGTGGATGCCTTATCGACTGTCGGGCTCGATTATCTTCATATTTCGTTAAAAGATTTTCGCTCCGTTCCGAGACGGGGGGTTACCGATACCCGCTCCCGGCTGGAGATTATTCAGGAGCGTGCCGGCCACGAACTGCCGGTTATCGGCGTGGGGAGCGTTCACACTCCCGAGGATGCGCTGGAAGCTCTGCAAGCCGGCATCCCGCTGATCGCCGTCGGGCGGGAGCTGATCATGGAGCCGGAATGGGGTGAGCTGATCCGGCAAGGACGCGAGGACGAAATCCGGACGACCCTCTCATTAAACGACCGGCAGGCACTGACCATCCCCGACCCGATGTGGAAGCTGATGCTGAGCATTCCCGGCTGGTTCCCGGTCGAAGATTCCAGAGAATAA
- a CDS encoding AAA family ATPase, producing MFFVQMAGFPGSGKSTVAREIAKRTRAVIIDHDIVKTALMQFSEGTANDKATGSIAYGIEWSLIDVILSQGHSVIHDSPCFYVETVDKRLELCNKYDAIYKYVECYLDDMIEINRRLGERDRMISQIGQIGSEERFKRLIADSKKPADRKCLVVDSSQPPERYMERVLEYIRE from the coding sequence ATGTTTTTCGTGCAAATGGCCGGTTTTCCCGGCTCGGGAAAATCGACGGTAGCGAGAGAAATTGCCAAGCGGACAAGGGCGGTTATCATTGACCATGACATCGTAAAAACCGCATTGATGCAATTTTCCGAAGGAACGGCGAACGATAAGGCGACAGGTTCGATTGCCTACGGAATCGAGTGGTCGCTGATCGATGTTATTTTGTCTCAAGGGCACTCGGTTATCCATGACAGTCCCTGCTTTTACGTCGAAACCGTAGACAAGCGACTGGAGCTTTGCAACAAATACGATGCGATCTATAAATATGTCGAATGTTATCTTGACGATATGATTGAAATCAATCGCCGGCTCGGAGAGCGCGACCGAATGATCAGCCAAATCGGACAAATCGGCTCCGAGGAAAGGTTCAAGCGGTTAATCGCAGACAGCAAAAAACCGGCCGACCGCAAATGCCTTGTCGTCGATTCATCGCAGCCGCCGGAACGTTATATGGAACGGGTTTTGGAATATATACGCGAATAG
- a CDS encoding TetR/AcrR family transcriptional regulator: MPRNKEQNEEIRRQRKEAIIRGALKVYVEKGYAAAEIGDVAERAGVARGLVYYYFKDKRELFRELFTHMFEMSKRHVQSHFAGDGPVLPMLEKFIITMCSNMLEESDHVLFFMRMRHDLHELFSTEELANWNWHHENMAIIRQTLERGMQLGEIRNMSPELLALQFWGALMHSTMFFRHRNKELLEKNRIKADIEQSVDQDIRDAVVGCLALVASPSNES; this comes from the coding sequence GTGCCGCGCAACAAGGAACAAAATGAGGAAATCCGCAGACAACGCAAAGAAGCGATAATTCGGGGTGCCTTGAAAGTATATGTGGAAAAAGGCTACGCCGCCGCCGAGATCGGCGATGTGGCGGAGCGGGCGGGGGTAGCCAGAGGGCTCGTTTATTACTATTTCAAGGATAAACGCGAGTTGTTCCGGGAATTGTTCACCCATATGTTCGAGATGTCGAAAAGGCACGTTCAATCGCATTTTGCAGGGGACGGTCCGGTGCTGCCGATGCTCGAGAAGTTTATCATCACCATGTGCAGCAATATGCTGGAAGAATCCGATCATGTGCTGTTTTTCATGAGAATGCGGCACGATCTGCATGAGCTGTTTTCAACGGAGGAGCTGGCCAATTGGAATTGGCACCACGAGAACATGGCGATCATCCGCCAAACGCTTGAGAGAGGCATGCAGCTTGGGGAAATCCGGAACATGTCGCCGGAGCTGCTCGCTTTGCAATTTTGGGGAGCGCTGATGCACAGTACGATGTTTTTCCGGCACCGGAATAAGGAGCTTCTGGAAAAAAACAGGATCAAGGCGGACATCGAGCAATCGGTCGATCAAGATATCCGGGATGCGGTTGTCGGCTGTTTAGCCCTTGTCGCCTCGCCTTCGAACGAAAGCTGA